In the genome of Xiphias gladius isolate SHS-SW01 ecotype Sanya breed wild chromosome 18, ASM1685928v1, whole genome shotgun sequence, the window CTGGGCTTTTGAATGACTCAGCCACATGAAGCTGAAATGCCAATCTCATTCTTCGTTGGATAGCTTGGCACAGCTTGGCTGTGACACCAAGGATGGCGAATAAAAAATGGGTCTGTATCCaagtgtctttctttcttctgcgTTTATTTCACACTCTTTCTGTActcaccacacatacacatttgtaAGAAAACCTCTGAATCACTGAGATATATGAAATAGGAGAGCTGTtagaaaaaagacagactttTTAAATCGAGAGGGAAATTGTTGAAGATCGGTGAAAATTGGTGAAGAAAGACCACTCGTGTATATAGGCAAAGGCAAGCTGAATAGACATAAGCTATTCGCCCCTTCCAGCTCATCTGATCATGTATCTCACATCCAAGATTTGCTTGACGTATCAGATGGACGCTAATGTGTCATGTTACCCGTATTTTTCAATTACGCTTCTGTCATATCTGTGGTGGAGTCGGTGTGTGGTGCCTCTACTGACCTGAGCCATGTTGGTGATGAAAAAGGGTAGCCAGGTGCTGAAGAAGAGCCCCAGGAGAACTCCCAGGGTCAGACTGGCCTTCAATGCCCTCCGACCCTGCCTGTGAGCCAGACGGCGCTCGCTGTTCACTGACGGCTGTGGACAGTAGAGAATAGAAGGATTTATAACTAATTATATTTATAAGAATTACAGATACAATGTTAAGCTCTGGTTAACATTGTATCTTATGCTCtattagcacaaagactggaagcactgggtaacagctagcctgactgtTCTGTAACAGAGGGAACagtaatggtaaaaaaaaaaaattaaaaaagctgATTAACGTTATACCGTAAAAAACCAAATTGTAAAAATCCTAACTTTGGTTTTACAAGGAGTTGCGTAAATATACTATTTTTTACCGTAAAACCATACTTGTGtactgaataaacaaataagatgtgacatgttaatttgtgagctcTAGAGGTGCgtttggacagaaccaggctagcagtttccccgtttccattctttatgctaagctaagctaaccagctgtgtggtatcgatcttttcatctaactcttggcaagaaaaccaataagtgtatttcccataattccttaaactattcctttaaaatgttgatcaaatacaaatatttaatgGTAGCGAAATGGTTATGGCGCATACAACATAACCGCAACAATTCGATCCCGGCTGTGTTTCCTGTCGGCTTCTATTagctttctttaaaaatatatatatatatatatatatattttccttCTCTATTTCTCGGAATatttatggttaaaaaaaaaatagttatgaGATGTTATGAACGCCTTAAAGTTCATTGACTGTTGAGCCACCCAACTCAATGTGTGCAGTGGATCATTATTCAAACCCACAgaattgcattttaatttcagtggcGAATAAATTTTGTGGAAATGTGTATAAAGTGATGCCCGAGACATCTAGAACATTTCCTTTTGATGGAATGGTGCAGCCATGTCGCATAGCTGCAgtgaagagctgaaacaaaatatatgatACTGTGAGACAgtgaagtgagtgtgtgtgtgtgtgtgtgtgagagagagattgtaCTGCAGACAAATGAGACAGACTATGCGGCTGTGATCCTTGCAGATGGGGGCAGCACATCTGACACTGTTCTTTTCTCACCATGATTTCTAGGCATGTTTTACACCTCTTCCCTTTTACTGGGTCTCTTCTCATATATGTTCTTGGGTTAGAGATGACTGAAGAGCGAAACATTTTTCGGAACTGCATCTCTGACTAATCTCTTTTAAGAGGCTGATAGTGATGAAGAAAGTCTTTGTCAACCGGTCCTTGCAGACAGCCAGTAAACAATATTCACACATACTACATTTTAGCATCGGCCTTTAACATCACCACAAGCTCTTTGTTATGTCAGCAGACTTCTTTATTACTAAATAACCTCACTGGAAAATcgaacaaagacaaaaatgtatctGCCACTCCCACCCACCTGAAAACAGTGTAGTTTGCACAAAACCCCACATCTGTTTCGGCCAAGTCAGCCATTCTTCCAGGTATACTGGATATAACTAGGTAGGTACTTTACAACTAAGCACATCAGGACAGTCATGCAAAAAGTGGATGAAgggaaaggtaaaaaaaaaatgtcaaagagcatttttgagtttgtttttgtttttttagtttgaatCATACAGTGGCCTATAAGCATAAAAATAACCACCTCCAGGTTTATAATTACTGCACTCTCATGATATTGAACTTAAGAATGGATTCCAACAGTATAATTGCAATTTTATGGGAACAACAAGAGATGTAGGAATGAACAGTATTATGTAAAACCTTGAAAATGTCGAGAAAAAGGCACACTTGAGAACTCCTACAATACATGGTCGATGGTAATTTGGTTCTTATCTTGGTGCTTTCTTTTTCCACTCACAGAATCAACCTTCGCAGTCTTACTGTCATTAAGATCTGCTCCACTTAAAAGCCAGTCTACTATTTTAACATCATTACTTTTTATGAGGCATTCTAGTTTAACTTTTTCTTAGAAATTGTCCTGTGTTGGTAAGCACTTATGCACTGAGCCTCCTTAAGTATATATCAGCCCTGTCTGGTCTATTATACTGTTTGAGTTCTCTTTCTTACCGGTACATTTTGTGACGCGGGACGCTCCTGGTACCTGCAGTCATCTCTATCTTGCCGAGCTTGCGCTGCTGCAATCCCAGGAGAAGGAGGCCGGGAAGGTTCCCCAAGAGAGGGATGCGGGTGTGGTGGGTGGCTCAATGCTGCAACCCTCTTCGCCTGCCTCCGCGCTGCCAGAAGGATCCGGCAGTAGGTGAAGCAAATGGCGCTGGAGGGCAGGAAGAAGGTGAGAACAGATGCCACGAGAGCAAAGGGCAAGGTGACCCGCAGGCGGCACTGGAAGGAAAGGCCTCCAGATGGTGACAGCTGAAAGTAGGATGCTGGGTACAGTGTGTCAGAGTAGGAACTGATGTTGCTACTGCTGACCCCAGGAATGGATGAGTGTCCACCCATGAGGTCTAAGCTGTGCCATTTCATCTCAATGGGCAGGAAGGAGGCCAGTGCTGCTAACCCCCAAGCAGCTCCCACAAGGAGTAACGCCCGAGGTGGGGTCATCCTTTGCTTGTAGCGCAACGGTGAGATGATGAAGAGGTAGCGATCCAGGCTGATCACACATAGGTTGAGGATGGACGCGCTGCAGCACATGACGTCGAAGCAAAGCCAAATTGGGCAAAAGGCAGGCCACAACACCCAGGCCCCACACAGCACATTGATCATGGCTGGAGGCATGACCACCAGTGCCACCATTAGGTCAGACAGGAACAAAGACACCAAGAAGCAGTTTGAGGTGCAACGCAAAGAGCGATGGGCAAACACCAACGCAATAAGCAACATGTTGCCACAGACTGTCATTAGGATGATGACAGTTAGCATGAAGGCCAACAACCACAGGCCACTGCCAGTGATGTTCCAAGCACTGGTGGTAGTAAAGCTGCTGTTGTAGCTTTCTATGGAGCCAGACAAGTGAGCCATGGTGCCGGCTCCCAGTGATCCTGAGGTTCCTCTTTAGGCACCACTGAATGTTACAGACTTTAAACAGTTCTCCTTCCCAGCCAGAACTCTCACTTCAGGAACACTGTTGAACAAAAAGAAGTCGAAGAGGCCTTGTGTTAAGAAGTCATCCAATCTTCTCCCTATCAAGGTCAATTGGACTGTTCTCCATGAATAAATATCTCCATATCCCTTTGGCAGGAATACATCCAGGTTCCCTTGGCTTACTTCCACTGCTGCCAGTATACTGATCAAAATCACCAACAGTATTTCACTCATCTCTCCATCACCACCAGCACGTCCCTGCCACATCCACAGCTACCAGCCAGAATGAGCCATTCGATGGCTGACAGAGGGTTTCGAAGCAGCGTGTCACAATGATGACAGTCACTGGAGGAGGGCACAGAGAGATAAGCCTCGACTAGGCATATGAGAGCAGTGCCGGTGAGAGGAACTACtgctgaagatgaagaagaaaaggaataaGTCTCAGAATTTTTCCTCACCTCTCAGAAGTGGCATTGTATGGCTACTGCAAGTCCTTTGCTGAGCTAGTGCTCTGCTGCCTTTCACAAGTCCTTTTATTCTGGGAAACAGCATGGAGGGGCAGAAACCAACACAAAACTGTGCAGCGGGCATTTGCAAGCAAGGATCCCTTCATGAGTGCTCTACAGGTATCATGGTCCTTGTAATGCTGTCTTTATATCACTCGCTCCCGTTAATCCCTGTGTCGGCCACTCCAGCGTACCTCCCAGCCTGAGCACACACCTACTGAGAAGGAGCGTGTCAAAGCATTGAGCTGTTAATGCATAACCATGCACAATCGCGGCCAAGAAATGCTAATTCTGCATCATAGGAACCGGTGTGGGTGGTCATGGTATTTTTAACTACAGGGGTACAACTATCACAGGATTTTTGTGATGCATGATAAAGATTTGATGTGACtgctttttctttaaagttaCATCTATTTGAAAAGGACTTTCTCTGAAATTGTGCATTTTACCGACATTAAGTTATATTGTTATGAGAAGAATTAAAAACCAAGTGATTATATAAATTGTCAGATCtattaaattacacatttttttttctttttgctttttttaaacactgctgGCCAATTCCATTAGGCCTATAAAAAGAATTCACCCTCTTGGACtacttaacattttaatgatctACAAGATTGAATCACACTGGTTAGATTTAAGCTTTCTTACTCTACTCTGAGGGATTGTCATACCTTGTATCCTTCCTTTGATTCATTAATAATGTTGTCTTGGATttgttgggattttttttcttttctttttttgacgTTATGATGTAGTTATTGACAGCTGCTGATCCTTCCAGATACCGGGTGTATTTTACCTCAAATCACCCGTCACATCTCCATTCAACTTGTGAGATCTGTGACCCAATTGGCTGCACCATTCATGATGATTTAGGTGCATCAGAGTTAAGGCTGTGAATACAAggataaatattttctttcaactttacattgattttttttttctgttgtcccTGTCAAAAAAGACTAAGCACTTCACAGTAACTGTTTTCACACAatgaaacatgagaaaaaaacagatcattAAAAGGCAGAGATATAGAAGTAACACCTTGGTGCCACAGACAGTTCATCAATAGTAGATAAGggttaaagtaaatgaaatgttttcagtgataaaaacattcacattccCTGTTCTACCTAGTATGAGAAAACAATAGAGTAACTTCCACCTTGTTCCCACTTCATTCTCAAGCTAAACAACGAGATGACAAGACAACAATTACTCACTTCCCAACAGGAGCACTTGAATACTAAACGCAAGACATCATTCATTGGGTAAACTCCAGCACACTCAAGCATTTCAATAGCCTTGTCAAATACTAAACAGAACATGCGGCACTCAATTTTCATGCCCCCTCATGACGAATCACCACCATCACTACGCCCCAGTCATCTGCCACATCAGCTCAGCTGCTTCCAACCCTCTGACCCCCTCTCACCCACACCAAGCCCACCACCTTATGGGACAGCGTTTGCATTGCTTCCTCCCTGGCACATTTCAGAAAATCACTCCCACTCGCATTCACCCGCCTTTTCAAAGCTGCATTAACACTTGAATCCTATTACTATTTCAAGTACCACCATTACTACTCGGACTGTACGAATTATAATCTGTTTTGTTGCAGTTCACGATACAATCCTTCTTTTTTGTACAACTTTTATGAGGAAATTATTAAGCATCTGAGGAAAAATGAATCACCAAGGcatcatttttgttgttatgattattttattaaataaacacagactgtcCTGATTAGGCACATGCAAATCAGACAGTCATACTAGGGATGGATCGATCAACAGAGAGACAAGAATCTAACTGCAGAACAGTGCAAATGGTGACTTTcccaaagacaaaacaaaaaaagaacaaatccaaaaacacaaaaaagtccCTCGGTGACTTGCAGCTATTGCTCCtgttaaagaaaacagaaaccagTTAAATAAATCTTGATTTACATAAACAATGACACAGGATTGTTATTCTGAGTAAGAAAATAAGGAATTATTTCTGGAACTTGTTTTAAAGTCCATATATTTTCTTATCGCAAAAAACTAACCTTTTCGCTTCTGTGCAGCAGATAATGTGACCTTAGGTCGTTCTGACAGTTGGCATATGCCATGCCAAGTCCCGCTCCTGAGCCGAATGAAATCGGCCACGTGTGCCCTACAAATGAAACAGGTCCTTTTTTATCTTCTCACGTACTAGAATACACAGAGGCACTTCACAATGTGActtaaaacatttcacattgtagtctgtttttcttttcttttttttttttttcatgtttctgtttttgcttttcgtGGACGGGTCCCAATATAGATTAtcattgaattatttattaGGTTATAAGAGACTGACAAAAAAGCAaccccaaaagaaaaaagcccttTCACTGCTAGCAGCAGCAGACGACTACTTGTATGTGCTACAGTGGCTACAGAGCATCGCGCCTGGCTCTGCTCCTTTTGGCATGGACCGTGGAGCTAAATTAAAGATTCAAGATGCACTACACCAACAATACACTGAAACTACTTACGTttaaagaacagaacagaaaacacgATTCCTAGCCCCAGTCCAGTGCCTGGAAAAAAATAGGGGAAAAAATATGAGATAGATGACAATAtacttttaatttactgtttaattaATACAACTATTagtttatctttatttattctgGGCATATGCTGTCTCTGACTTATGAACAttgattttatgcattgtatatttttcatgtaGCCAAAGCAGcctttttattacattgtaATGCACTTCTTTCTAAATCATAAGACAATAAACTTGAAACGCTGCATTTGAACCATTACTTTCATTCAGACAGTAGGTTGGTGGAAAGCGCAGTATTTTCCCCGTATAATTAATAATAGTTAGGTGTTATTTCCTCTAACTGTTTCAAGAACACATTTAGTCTTAATACACAGACTACTACTTAAAACACAGTTAACTCGCTCCAGTAGCTGTTTGCATCAATGACATCaaaccaaactccattcaaacatattagcttttttttttttttaagtgctttgATCATGGGCAGTAGCCTACGTGCATGACTGGCGACTTTTTGCGATATCGCAGGATTCTCTGGTCTATAATACCAGCGATTCAACAAGCGATGCCTTATTTTAAGAATTAAATGTAACTTTAGCCTGGTCCCTGCGGCCGTTTCTATCTAGATATGTTCTTTCTAGAAAGCTGTTGAGCTGTGAGCTGAGGCAATTGAAAGTTTACGTggtagtaaaataaatatttgttggtgttttgtttaTATGCCGAATTCAGGAGTGAGCAATACCGTCTCGTAAAGCGCCTCAGCGCCTACTGTCGTGGCAAAGTGTCAGTAAGCAAGAAAGCGtcaaatcaacattttctgaaCGGCGTTTCCACCTAGATTCTTTCCGATAACAAAACCTACGCATATATGTATGAGTACCGTAAGAGCAAAAGCCCCGAGGGTTGCACTCTTTCATGAAAGTACAGAATTTCCCCCTAATATTAACTGTCACAATTAATAAGACAAAGTTATGTGGCTGCTCACCCAGTTGTCCTTTACAAGCCCTTTATGGCTAGCTAGTTAGCCTCTCGCCCAGTCAATGACAGTTGTGGACTACAATAAAACCTGCTGCTTAGTCTTTCCTTATTCCGGGACATTATAATGTCGCTACGCGCGGAAGACTCGGGGGATAGTTACCGAGTTTAATGGCACCGTCTGCCAGGCATCGGTCCCACTTCTTCCCCAGTTCCTTCTCAGACATGCTGAACATTAGCTCGTGGCAGGCTAGAGGTGTCAAATGCAGCTCTTGTGCTGCTTTCGCGTGCTGTCGGAAATGTACAGTCATTCAATGTGAACGCAGAGGAAGGACGCGGTGACGAAGTGCAGGGGCTTTTACGACGCCAGTTTAAAAGATGTTACGTATTCGGCTAGATGTCCTTGATAAAGtatattaggaaaaaaaagaaggcttAAACAGATGAAAGCTCGTTTATACCTTTTTACTGGAACGCAGCATTAAGCCAGTCTTGCAAACCTCGCGATGCGTTATACACAACGCGGCTTAATGTCGCCATCGTGTGGTAAAGGATTGACTGTCCCAAAGTGTAATTCACCTCCATACATGGAGCATACACACACCCAGCGCTGTATTAAgaacaccacactaatactgggtacggcctccctttgctctttaaaaaaaaaaaaggctcagttcTGATCCATGTTCACACGACTGcatgactggggaggccactgaagtacgCTGAACTCGCTGTCATGTTCCTGAAACCACTTTGAGACAAGTCTTGATTTGTGACACGatgcattgtcctgctggaagtagccagtGGGTGATGGTAACTTGTGGCCACTGAGGGATGCACGTGGCaagcaacaatactcagatacgCTGTGATATTCAAACACTGATCGATTGGTattgcaccaccaccaccggccTGGACTGTTggcacaaggcaggttgggtccatggagCCAAATTCTGACACTGCCTGAAACTCTTTTCCCCATtctgaacattaactgaagctcctgacctgtgtctgcatgattttatgcactgcactgctgccacatgattggctgattgaagaattgcatgaataaggtgtacaggtgttcctaataaagtgctctgtgagtataaatgtatgtttgtggcagaaaaaacacatttacagattaacttttttttttattgcaaattttCTAAAGTTTCTGAATGAAATTTCGTTTGACACAAATCAGTACACTGTCATGAAGTCATTACAGCATGTTCACCTTATTAAAGCTGTTTTCCTGAGATGACAATATACAATTTCTGAGAACATACAGTGCGCAAACATTTGATATCCGTTACACAAAACGTTGGCATATTTTGAAGTCTTTACCATTAAATAAAGATGTGCCATCAGCTGGGGCATTTGATTACTCTGCATTTAAATCTGATAACTAGAAAACTGCTGTTAAACACACAGAATCAAAGTACTAAACATGAAATTCATGTTACATATGAATTCTACAAACAGACTGACAAACATATCAAATTCATACGATGATAGACAATCACATATAAATGAGCCACTGTCACTCATCAGCAGGAAAACTGTGTGAGACAGCCGAAAGTCATCATGTTGGCAGAGTAATTATCAAGCACAGCCTCTTAAAATGGTGCAACCTACGAGTTGGTTTCTTAACGGACTTTGAGTGAACTCATAGTGGGGTTggttgtgaacattttacaaattGTGAGTGTGAGTGATCAGCAAAGGGGCAACAAAGAGGTAGAAACTGTGTCCTTGACgaaaaaatgtatctttggccaaaaataaaataaatccccTTTGCTTTTACTGCCTTTACTCCAGTACgcgtgtgtgtacgtacatATATTGTACATATGAAAGCTTACAACAGCTACCATCCAGGTATACCCAAAGGTAGATGCTTCTGATAGCATAGTGTTGTAGTGGccttaacaacaaaaaacagatgctGTGGTCTGACTGCATTCCAtcttatgtaaaaaaaaaaaaaaatgtggttaaCACAGGTGAAGAGATCATGAACCCTGTCTTCTGGTCCCGAAGGACTTGTTTCCCCATTCACAGTTCACACTGATGCTGTTCTGGTCACTCGTTGGACCCTGGTTGAGGGGActgtgctgctgttgctggCTGGTTGGTTTCCTCTCTGGCTGTCTTCGCAGAGCCCTTGCTGATTGCCAGGAGGTCTCGCAGCTCCTTGTTCTCAATCTATGTGTTCAAAGGTCAGTTGAtccagacacaaaacaaacatattttcttacATGCTGGAtctctagtggtatctagccatgcagcagacagttttggttttattagtGCAGGTTTTGGGATATCTGTCTCTGGGATTCCCTTCCCATTCCATGGTCAATGGAATCCCATTTTTGGCACCTACAGTactgtaaaaattacaaaaatgaaaaattaactaGACCTAATGCAACTctgtaattttgaaaacataacAGAGACATCAAGTTCCGGAAACGGCGTCTCAATGTTGGATAGCCTAGAGACATTGCTGTGAACAGTTGTCACCGGAACAATTTtctaccagaaaaaaaacagtccctttaattgtgatttttcaACGCTCTGAGTGGCACAAATGTGATTCTGTTTAACCTTGATTGGTTTGGATGGCAGTAAATATCTCCGAAATGGACATCACAAAACCTGAGcgaataaaaccaaaactgttaagtgaaaacaaaacattgttgttgttatttaggtcaacaaactgttgaataaaatggacagaaatttgaatgtaaaacCTAGAA includes:
- the htr6 gene encoding 5-hydroxytryptamine receptor 6, which encodes MAHLSGSIESYNSSFTTTSAWNITGSGLWLLAFMLTVIILMTVCGNMLLIALVFAHRSLRCTSNCFLVSLFLSDLMVALVVMPPAMINVLCGAWVLWPAFCPIWLCFDVMCCSASILNLCVISLDRYLFIISPLRYKQRMTPPRALLLVGAAWGLAALASFLPIEMKWHSLDLMGGHSSIPGVSSSNISSYSDTLYPASYFQLSPSGGLSFQCRLRVTLPFALVASVLTFFLPSSAICFTYCRILLAARRQAKRVAALSHPPHPHPSLGEPSRPPSPGIAAAQARQDRDDCRYQERPASQNVPPSVNSERRLAHRQGRRALKASLTLGVLLGLFFSTWLPFFITNMAQALCECVPLALFDAITWLGYCNSTMNPIIYPLFMRDFKRALGKLLPCCSSQSPRRPSPALSLSLRNSGEPNIASNPPSPLASDPTHPTATATDAVNLVDAEHAGIELPLLLPNQVDSLD
- the micos10 gene encoding MICOS complex subunit MIC10, whose product is MFSMSEKELGKKWDRCLADGAIKLGTGLGLGIVFSVLFFKRHTWPISFGSGAGLGMAYANCQNDLRSHYLLHRSEKEQ